Below is a genomic region from Trichomycterus rosablanca isolate fTriRos1 chromosome 15, fTriRos1.hap1, whole genome shotgun sequence.
taaataaaatattaaataaaaaaaaagaaaaggcggcaaaggtcttggaaaaggaggcgctaagcgtcaccgcaaagttctccgtgataacatccagggtattactaaacCCGCCATCCGCCGTTTGGCTCGCCGTGGCGGTGTGAAGCGTATTTCCGGCTTGATCTACGAGGAGACCCGCGGTGTGCTCAAGGTGTTCCTGGAGAACGTCATCCGTGATGCCGTCACCTACACCGAGCACGCCAAGAGAAAGACCGTCACCGCAATGGACGTGGTGTACGCTCTGAAACGCCAGGGACGCACCCTGTACGGATTCGGGGGTTAAACGTTCAGACCTCCACGCTAacacaacggctcttttaagagccacccatattTTCTACTAAAGAGAAAGTTCtcctgctttattattattattattagtagtagtagtagtacgttCACTGATGCGTGGATGTGCAAATCACTCGTTTAGCCCCAAAAGCATCATTCTaagaaaaaataacacattcactTATGTAGCCCTAAAAGCTTGGAATTATCATTAGTAGTTTTAGTATTACGTTTACTATCAGATCTCTCGTTTTAGCCTTCATACGGCGTGTTTGCatactaccaatgtacagccatactgtagattacactacaatcattaACACGATCTTTGTGTAAgatacagtaaaacattgtgCCCGAATGCTTCgcttaaaaaactaaacaaacaaaaaaatgaaattgtaattgtaatgaaattatatacaatttaataaaatgtaacaaaatattgctattgattattttatattcggttttaaaacatgtatcgaCCTCAGATTAAGCGGGAACAGACAACAAAGAACAGATTCTAGTGAATGGGGCAGAAGGGGGCGTGGAACGGTATGTTGTCTGTCCAATAGAAACCCAGGACTTTGGACCAATCAGAGTTACGTGTTCCAACTTGACTTACTCAGCATGCAGGGTTAATAAATCGGGCGTGTAGAGCGTCTACATTCACTTGTAGTTTGTTCTAGAGaaacagcagcatcatgccTGAACCAGCGAAGGCCGCGCCCAAGAAGGGCTCCAAGAAAACCGTCCCCAAGACCGCCGGTAAAGGAGGCAAGAAGCGCAGAAAGTCCAGGAAGGAGAGCTACGCTATCTACGTGTACAAGGTCCTGAAACAGGTCCACCCTGATACCGGGATCTCCTCCAAGGCTATGGGCATCATGAACTCCTTCGTCAACGACATTTTCGAGCGTATCGCTGGTGAGTCCTCTCGTCTGACTCACTACAACAAGCGCTCCACCATTACCTCCAGGGAGATCCAGACCGCCGTGCGCCTGCTGCTTCCCGGTGAGCTGGCCAAGCACGCCGTGTCCGAGGGTACCAAGGCCGTCACCAAGTACACCAGCTCCAAGTAAAGCGCCTTAGTCGCTCTGGCAAaccaacggctcttttaagagccacccatcttatcaagttaagagaattttcctctttttcAATATTTCATTTGAATATATTATACCCACTTTATCTAGATAGCTTCCCGTGTTTATAATACCGGATTCTTTACcttcttttatatatttattaatatattacattttttggGCCCTGACTTGCTACTTTGTGGTGAGTTTAGAATAACACGCATAATCAAATTTCACTGTactcttaaatttttttttttttaattcagctgtagagagagttgcgacactccttgatctcgcagcctcgcggtcacgtggttcatgtgcccctccaatagttccagaTAGAgccgcgctgtcatgttctcatatgggacaggcagcagtgaatgaaatattaaacactaaataataaacatttgtacaatttcagggtattttcaactgcgcttacatttactgcatctgctttaatgtcaatttggtgtatgaagtggaagattgatgttaataggtcgttcttgttaacacagtacattatattagcatacattacataatgtggtgatattaagtagtagagacaatatacagtacagagattaaagaggtTTTAGTAGTTTAGCATAATAGTTGTTCTTtgcataaactataatctcccttcactttcctgaggattcataataatgtgGCGTCCGCCACTGTGGATTGGGGGGGGCGGAGCGAGCGTTACCCAGAGACACTTGCGGCCGCGGTGTTAATAACTGTTAGTTCTTTGTTGTACATGTTTATTGggtttgtttatgttgtttggtgttgtgtttaatgatgttagttTGTGAattgtgtatttgtttaattacatATTGAATCTAAAAACCTACCGTAACCGTGTAGCGCGGTGATAGAGATAACATGGCTACAATAGCCGAAAACAATTTTAAGTGCTGACGCGTGTCTCAAATCGTGTAACTAATAAAGAGATGATCCTGTTGATTATCGTACCAGAAACATTACAGtgtaatgaaaattaaatatcATGAAAgtgaaatagcattaattcatgttttatttcatgGGTAATTAATAATCgtttcctacatgtaatacatgaatgaatttattatgaatatgcaacgggtgatcactaaggactgagcgtatatacatgtatatatgtgtactttagtatattcatacacatgcgtatgtatgctaatgtacatatagttatggctatattggcccaatccaATGTGTATGGCAAGCCGTTTTAGCTTTTAATCCTCCTTTTCTTGATATCAGGAATACAATTTCTGATATCAAGAATTTAATTCTTACTagttaaaaatttaatttttgatatcaagaattcaattcttgatatcaaaaaatacaattcttgatatcaagaattacaTTTTTGATATCAGGAATtgaatttttgatatcaagaattgaatTACTACATGTTCTAATGATAATGAGTTGATTTGCATGTGGATTTAAAGGCGGAGCTAACTTGGGTTGTGCTTTTCTTAAAGAGACATCATGAACCACATGTACTGCAAGCCATTGTAAACAAAATAGTAAAGGTTGTACAGATTTTGCAGCATAGTCgagcatttacattaaaaaataaacatgtttaaaaactgcagactGAAAACACATCTAACCCTTAAATCTATACTCTATCACGTAATCTACATATCAGTATTTGTTTCACTCTGTTACTTTTCTTGACTatcgtgtcaataaacagaatggacgGTTAAAGCTTTGTACTagcttattttatatttattaaatgtacaaCAGTAACGAACTTTAACCATCacgtgtaaacacacaaaaccCCGCATACATAAGTGTGTGCGTCGCTCTAACTGTTCCgcactgaaacataaaaccgTCATACGttccatacataaacacatactgttacagtattaaACCACATTTCTTTTTTAACGCAGACGTCTTAATAAAGTATGTAATGACGTGTATgaaagctgtaaaatgtaacatCACTTTATTATTGCAACTCTGACACATCTACACTTTACAAAGTCAACTACACTAATGAACAACTTTCTAATGGAGTTTCTCTGGACCAACTTACAATGTTCAACAGTCCAGTAGATGGCATTTGGAAACCAGAGACTGAACGgtctactaaataaatacacatttatttgatttctCTATTGATGATGATTATTTTAGGGGAAAAAACAGATCTAAATAGATTTTTCaataattacatttgatttcCAATCACTTGCAATGTCTCCTTAAGTCAAAGCTTCTGATTCTCAGTGTTTCACATGACAgtgatttatatacagtgtaagaGACGAAAATCACTGTCAGATGTGTGTAATGCCAGGTCTATGGTCAGTGTAATGGGAGTATGGTTGCCAGACACCGATGTAAGTCGTCTTACAGATGGCAACAACAAATGCGCTACAATaaccaaaactaaaaaatattagCTACTTTGGGACTAGCTAAACACTCTaagcaaacattaaaaaaatgtattcaatttaatatactcaattgtcattttatttatcactgtcatttatcaaactcacatttcattgcagacttggcaaccctgaatatttggagacactcccacatgcagtgacaatgagctaCTATTGGATACATTTAAACAGACTCATTTGAATGCAATTTTAACTAGTAAAAAtgtaattcttgatatcaaaaatgcaattcttgatatcaaaaaatacaattcttgatatcaagaattgaatttttgatatcaagaattgaatTCTAAGATGCCTGTAATTACccctaaaataatattttattattgatattgatacattattctgaataataattactgattcttcttctttttttctttttttttgcattagtagCGTTATATTTTAACCACCGCTGCAATTTACTGCAGTTTACTTCTCCCTCTtctttactggcatgtttttgttctgtaactctgtttagtgcgaagtaaaacacagctaccaagcaggactagatcgagtccagggtgcttaactgtcatgtagcagaaattgaagaaaaaaaacataaaaatttagaataataatgaCATTCATTTCAGTTAAATCTACATATTTGTGCTGTAAGATCTACAGAACATCACCGTGTCAGCTTTAAGTTCACAtatactgacacatttctaaaacaacacatggctccaacattcacattctactgatctttctaacactcacaaaacagattcaagtctattttagttatttatctgatacatctcttttataaagatgcactttttaatgtttaacttaGAAATGTCTTTAACACAGctgacacagacacatacagtgtcttatttcacttatttggattttattgatacacagctaagatcactttcactttaaccaagatgtgtctgactttgaaatGTCATAATGCATATAAATGGAGCCGCTTAAACAAAACTTCAATCCTAACAATAATAACGAGACGATGTTTTAAGTGtatccagagcggtagagagaacagagtggcgacactcccgtagggaaccgttgtaacgttttttttttttttttactggagtaatattttaccttggatatctctactttaactcgacTACATTCTGTACCTTCTCcagcacttacattagacaaaatgaacttgtgcatatttataatgaattcattaatgtattacatgtaggaatcaaggttataatagttttggatttttcattatagtttagttttatttcgttgtgacttttttctctctaatttAATTAGTTTTAATAAGTTTTTATAGTGGGTTTGCTAGttcttttcagtttttattattttttttaatgtttagttttagtttagtttttattagttctattattagttttagtttttttttatactttgggTCATTTTTTAGGTGCAGGATTCCAAAAGGTCAGAGTAAGTATTGTGcaaaaaaactcaacaaaagataccatttaaaaatgtttttcaaatactgttgaacaaccaactgtccacaaaaactgtaacagtccacaTAATAGCAGCCGTAAGTGCAAAATGTGTATAATACTGCTGCTGAAATGTAGATGTTGACAGttaccatctttcagccagttatttaaaatgagtctgttcatatgaactggtaaaagtgaggatctttacctgttcataaccctgccactgaaaacaggcgctcataatatgaaccatttctagatgcaacaccagtggtgtaactgggagctcatgggccccagtgcaaaaaaaaaatgttgggccccctcaacaaattgcatacactgtaaaaaatgaatCAGTGGTCCAGTAgattttttacaaatgttttgtgTTAAATCTATTTAATGGAATTGAGTTCTTGAATTTATGGCTATTATTTGAGTAAATTTTACTTAttaaaaatgctataaaatctatttatttcatttgtgtgaatataaaaataataagttatATAAATAAGTTGCTTTCAATTTACAAGCACTTCCAGTCTGCACGcgtgcgtttttttttttttttttttttaaatacaccttCTGAAGAACCTCCACAACGGAATCCAGATTGCACAGTTTGTGAGCAAATGAACTAAGGTAAGTAATTCTGTTCTATTAATCTGTATAGTTACCACAGTTTATTACTGTAAACTTAGAATTAGTGTGTTAGAATGTGTCGGAATGCATGTCGTTATTACACTTACTTTAAATCAACATTATGTGAGAGATGCTGTGATGAGTCTTGTAGTTTGATTTATTGCAACGTCTCACTTTTCTCATTTGAAAATAGGTTGAGCTGTTCTTCAGGCTTGCCATTTTGTTAACTGAGGTAGTTAGGTGGTTCATTTTTCAGCCTTTTTTGTAACTTTGCAAAAATCTCTGTTGGCTGAGCTAAGTTAGCTAGCTAATAAAAACTTTTCTCATTTTAATGCATTGAGAAAACTACTTTAACCCAGTGTTGAGAGCAAAGTTAAAACTCGATAACACACATGGTTAGATGAATGAAGTTTTATCTGAAGCTGGAAAAAAGTTTTGCATTCATCTGTAGCTAAACTTGTTAGAGAAAACATAGTTAACTTAaaagtactcactcagaagttacacttcaaATTCAAATTTCTGACTATTTCTGGTATTTtgaatgcacagttttagtcattttaattttacttaactaaaatattgtaatataataataaggacctggcgagtgcagccaatggtagtgaggtgagtggttgagttaaTGTCGTGGAGGCCCacctgccatgggccccggtgcaccttctgtatctgccgtagtttttcctgcccttgtaattcacacaagaactatttttaagaatgttaagtgtactataggagcgagtgtgtagggaagctATCAGAAGTTCTGTTCATCagagttctgcttcatgcacttttaaggAACGCAAATTGCCACAGAAACGCAAATTTATGTGACACCAACAGCTCAATAAAAATATTGTGATTAAAAATTATCacgattattttttttttaatcgcgattaaaaatttaacgccttaatcgcgttaattaccgcgattaacgacagccctaataataatatacactaaTTCATGAGACACACATCAGGGAGCTCAATCTGAGAACATAAACTTAATTTTTGCTGTCATCATTTTGCAGGCTAGCGTGGAGAGCAGAAACGGAATGTAAACATGAAGTACAGTCAGGGAGCCCAATCCCCCCTAtctcaatccgctccctactcactccccctctccactccgcctccgtttgcgcgttcacgtggagggtccctctgtagtggaatgttagtgaggagggagcGGATTGGGAAAGACCGCATGAGGTGCCGTACGGTGccggtgttacggagaattcagttccccctgtttcccctttaacgcgcatgtgcaaaaatcacgacgtttttttcagtcgcttcgttgagcgtcggtttatttggaatatgtatttatagcggtatgttcttttcacatttcatgttgtatgttaggtagtttgtgattaaatacatactttaaagtattgaatgaactactgtcagaggttttattgctccaccccgaggttttcacactgctgtcttcagccttgctgtcaatcaactagaatgaacgtgtcagatttttttgtaaataaatcctaatacagaacatgctcttattcacacactagtttgTTTATTCTCGTTTTGTCGCACAAGATAAAGTTTTGGTGCAGATACAAATAAACTATATCGTACAGGACAATAAGTAGTCTGTTATTATGTAAGGTTACTCATCTCcgctgcactaccatttactttcaagaatagtttcattcatggtgatctctcgttcatttaaacttcacaaactgcatccatgtgatttaaaaattaacaaacagtatgtagaacaagtttaacctatagatcagtccattataccaacaacacaggggggggggggggggggggacacatttacctggagacctggaaaaaatggttccccacatgtatatcactgtgtgtgtaattataaaacactacagtgatgctggtgatgtatttacctgttgttattatgtagaacaagtttaacctatagatcagtccattacactaacaacacaggggggaacacatttacctggagacctggaaaaaatggttccccacatgtatatcactgtgtgtgtaattataaaacactacagtgatgctggtgatgtatttacctgttgttattatgtagaacaagtttaacctataaatcagtccattacactaacaacacagggggggaactcATTTACCTGGAGaaggggaatatggttccccacatgtatagtatattactgtgtgatgattcttttttttttttttaatgcaaactacaggcacacacacattttaaaaacaaatatctgtattagaaattagtgttaaactaaattatgcatatattacaattatgcaaatatataataaagaagtccacctcaatgcaaattaaaacgtaaatacatatttatagcttaagaaaaatatatattttttaaaacgaaataaaataaaatctgggatgtgccctgggattgactagcatcacatccatagtgcactcctgccatacgtccagtttccccaggaacagttctggatcctccacggccatgaccaggataaagcagttactaaacagaaatgaatgattaatttactatctactttttaaataaactaaaagagcaacataaaataaaatacagcaacaagcaaactttttagaaataacgtcccagttaaacttggtctaatcttcagtacatACAATACActtcctctactggtgggttgcAACACATGACTGGTAGtaccaaagaaataaaaataatgccttaattttattggctttttcaTTGCACCATGCTATTACATATgtccttgactttccctctgggattaataaagtgatctatctattataGCTACACTTGTAATTGAGAAGTCTAAAGTAACCATAAAACTATTGTGTGACTTTTTATTGATCAATTGAAGGACTGTATGATCATTGAGATtgcctgtgatggatgtgacagatggtaccaccagtcatgtgttgcaacccaccagtagaggaagTGTATTTTATGTCTGGCAAACCGTCCAATGCCTCCCACAACACGTCTTGAGCTGGAAGTTGCCCTGGAGCGAGAGTGGCAGAGGATCCCACAAGAACTGCTGGACAATCTGGTTCACCCCCACCAATATGTCACTTGCTACTCAATCACGATAATTGAGTTTGCATCTCAATTGCATAATCAAACAACTTTCTTTGACTTGTCGTTTGCTTTGTTGatgttcttgtttaataaaaaaaatgatgattctttttttattgcttcatattcattttgaaatatcccTTAATTTTTGTGAGCAATgtattattcacttattttttattgttgttgtcgtgtttgttgatatttaaatcatttcttTTTCGAAAACTGTTTATAGGTTAAAGTATAAAAGCATAAACACCACCGtctataaatgaatgtattGCGTTGGTCCTCCACTTGAGACTTTTATGTAAACagacacaacaacaaataattaaaaagacagtaataataaataaataaataaataataacaataatgtcacaaatctatACCACATCTACAAGACGTaacttatttctagcaccactagatggggatGATGTCTGGACATAATTTTGAACTTCATTTTTAAAGTCACTAAAATGCTAAAGATCCTAATTTGGTTTTTCAGTatagttattaataaatgcaattCAGGGAAACGGTTACATTTTTAAAGCAGGAAAATAAAGTTATTCGTTAAGCTTTTTAAAGTTATATTGACAAAATAATTACCTTTCGTACAGCCAGGATGGATAAGTGTTTTACTCAGAATGAAAGTGTCAGCTGGCCTTTTTCTTCACGTATTGCTTtgatgatgaagaaaaaaagaaacttttCGGCTCCTTTAGCAGGAGGTTGAAGTAAAGATGTGTgaggaaaagcttacagcacctggtattcccaggctgtctcccatccaagtactaaccaggcccgaccctgcttagcttccgagatcgggcgttctcagggtggtgtggccgtaagcgAGAGACGCTGCAAATAGTTTCCTTTTTATAGTCGTCTATCATTCAGCCTTTCACTTCAGCAGGTTTAGATTAtttattgtcgtgttttttgttattttagacATCATTTCTTTTcctgtaaaactgtttataGGTTAAAGCGTAACAGCATAAACACCACcgtctataaatgaatgaattgcttTGGTCCTCCACTTGAGACTTTTGTTTAAGTAAACAGCGTCTTAAATAtgacgagcttgattagtttatAAAGGCTCCcccgtcccaagtgtttttgtaaaatgttgCAGGTATGAAATGACGACTTTTCTGGTACATAGGAACTATGAGACGCTTTTTAAAATGGGGCGTGTAGaatagagaagaaaaaaaatactgaaGTGAAAGGCTGAATGATGGACGTCTTTAAAAGAGAAACTATTTGTAATGTCTCTCGCTTATGGCAACATCACCCCTGAGAACGCccgatctcgtccgatctcggaagctaagcagggtcgggcctggttagtacttggatgggagaccgcctgggaataccaggtgctggaagcttttccTCACACATCTTTACTACAACCTCCTGCCAAAGGAGccgaacattttctttttttcttcatcatcaGAGCAATACGTGAAGAAAAAGACCAGCTGACACTTTCATTCTGAGTAAAACACTTATCCATCCTGGCTGTACAAAAGGTAATTATTTTGTCAATATAACTTTAAAAAGCTTAACGAAAAACTTTGTTTTCctgctttaaaaatgtaaatgtttccctgaattgcatttattaataactgtACTAAAAACCAAATTAGGATATTTAGCATTTTAGTGACTTTAAAAATGAAGTTCAAAATTATGTCCAGACATCatccccatctagtggtgctagaaataagttacatcttgtagatgtggtatagatttgtgacattattgttattatttatttatttatttattattactgtctttatttttatttatttatttgttgttgtgtctGTTTACATAAAAGTCTCAAGTGGAGGACCAaagcaattcattcatttatagatGGTGGTGTTTATGCTTTTATACTTTAACCTGTAAacagttttcaaaaaagaaatgatttaaatatcaacaaacacgacaacaaataatcaaaaatataacaacaataataaaaaaataagtgtttgtgcagaaagttTTAGTTTGCACCTCTTCACAGAAACTGATGTAAGATGTTAGTGTCCGTCAGTTCGTCCAGGTTTGCAGCTGCAGTTTTAAAAACAGACCAATCCGTGTGTTCAACACAGTCTTGTAGTTCTAGTTTAGCCTCTCTGGTCCATTTCtctgcctatccaaaaacaaCTCTGGACAACCACTTTTGTCCCCACAGAATAAcaccacgaatccgtccaacTGATCGGAGCTTTCACACGAATAAAATAAGtagattttatagcattttttaagtaaaattaacTCAAATAATAGCCAAAAATTCAAGAACTCAAttccattaaataaatttaacacaAAACATTTGTATAAAATCTACTGGACCACTGattcattttttacagtgtagttttaagagagagaaagaaaacacagtGAACACTGCGGGGGGTCTCAACAAAACTGATCCTTCACCCCTCTTACTCCCCGCTTTATAGAACACCTTACTGTGACGTCACAAAGCTGCTGTTTAAATGTGAGCTCCTGAGTTTTAACTGTAATGCAGATCAGATGTTACTAACTTAACACTACTAGAGTTATCTGCTGACTTCACTCAACTTCTGCTGATAGGTGTGCTTGATTTGCAttgtttttttaccttttatatgattactactactactactacttattattattattattattattattattattattattattattattattaacactgtTAAAAATTATAATTCAAATTACAGAAGTGttcacatttaataaaaaaatcaattatacaCTAAAAAAACAATCTTTTGAATTTACTTGATTTTAATGTGAACATCACTCCCACATGATCAGAATATAGCCAAAATATTTCACacatttaaactatttaaattaaTCATGTTAATGCAAGATATTATTTCTCATTACTTTAAAATCAAGTTATTGATATCAAGTTTCATCATGTAACAAATTGTAATGCCAGCTACATTTTTATTGCCATTATTTAAAGATATTATGTAACTCTGAAGCAATTTCATTATGTTCATGGTACCATAGTTAAGTCCATGGTACCATAGTTAACTtgctttataaaaattaactccATTCAAATGTATCATAGAAATGTTAAGTGTACatctattaatacaaatataataataaaataaatgtaaaaattcatatttgcaaagacaaaaaggCAGAGTCAGAAATGTTGTACTAAATGGCTTTAGTCAGTTTGCTTTGTAAAACTTGAAGAACTTGCACAAACTTTACCATAAACTTAGTTCCCATAAACCAGTTTCACATCAAAACAAATACTAACCACTGTAAACCCTGCAGTGTATTCAATCACAAATGCACAACACAAACCCTCATAGTGGATTCACAATGAAAAAGCATTAACATGTGTTACATCCCAAAGTGATCTATGGGTGACAGGGATGTAACATAATACTACtacaataatgaaataataaggaGGAAACAATCTTTCCAAAAcacacaatttatttataaaatttctaaataacaatgaaaacaacaa
It encodes:
- the LOC134329035 gene encoding histone H2B-like; the encoded protein is MPEPAKAAPKKGSKKTVPKTAGKGGKKRRKSRKESYAIYVYKVLKQVHPDTGISSKAMGIMNSFVNDIFERIAGESSRLTHYNKRSTITSREIQTAVRLLLPGELAKHAVSEGTKAVTKYTSSK
- the LOC134329063 gene encoding histone H4 — protein: MSGRGKGGKGLGKGGAKRHRKVLRDNIQGITKPAIRRLARRGGVKRISGLIYEETRGVLKVFLENVIRDAVTYTEHAKRKTVTAMDVVYALKRQGRTLYGFGG